From a single Nicotiana tomentosiformis chromosome 2, ASM39032v3, whole genome shotgun sequence genomic region:
- the LOC138906196 gene encoding uncharacterized protein, whose protein sequence is MADDEQRRLERFERLRPPPFSGTDSEDVQGFLDRCQRMHRTTGILETSVVSFTTFQFSGTAFRWWEAYDRRRPVSAVPLTWQEFSVLFLEKFMSQSRREELRRQFEQLHHDGMSVMQYEMRFS, encoded by the coding sequence atggcagatgatgagcagaggagacttgagagatttgagaggcttcgacctccaccatttagcggtactgattCAGAGGATgtccagggttttctggataggtgtcagcgGATGcatcggacaacgggtattctggagaccagtgtggtctccttcactacttttcagttttctgggactgccttcagatggtgggaggcttatgataGGCGTAGGCCAGTtagtgcagtaccacttacatggcaggaattctccgttctctttttggagaagttcatgtcgcagtctcgcagagaggagttgcgtagacagtttgagcagttacatcATGATGGCATGTcagtgatgcagtatgagatgagattttcttag